A single Brienomyrus brachyistius isolate T26 chromosome 11, BBRACH_0.4, whole genome shotgun sequence DNA region contains:
- the far1 gene encoding fatty acyl-CoA reductase 1 isoform X3 — MATIPEYYAGKTVLITGATGFMGKVLLEKLLRSCPDVKAAYVLVRQKAGQAPGERIADMVNCKLFDRLKEEQPCFSKKIVAVSGDLTQPELSLSKEDQEMLEGSVNIVFHCAATVRFNEPLKEAMLLNVLATQKIVALAQRMKHLEVLIHVSTAYANCDRTVIEEMVYPPPVDYKKLIDSLEWMDEKLVSLITPKLIGDRPNTYTYTKALAEYLVQQESGGLNVAIIRPSIVGASWQEPFPGWIDNFNGPSGIFIAAGKGILRTMRASNDAVADLVPVDVVINATLAAAWFSGSQRFSRPKNLLVYNCTTGGINPFHWGEVEYHVISTFKRKPLEQAFRRPHVNLTSNHLINQYWIAVSHKVPAFLYDLYLRMTGRAPRILYKHDLQDQPLRTAVQAAQCKPAVQPLYQSVLDHSESHAARAAL; from the exons ATGGCCACCATTCCGGAGTACTACGCTGGCAAGACTGTGCTCATCACAGGGGCGACCGGCTTTATGGGCAAAGTCTTGCTGGAGAAGCTGCTGCGCTCCTGCCCTGATGTGAAGGCTGCATATGTGCTGGTTCGGCAGAAGGCGGGCCAGGCCCCCGGGGAACGAATTGCCGACATGGTGAACTGCAAG CTTTTTGACAGGCTGAAAGAAGAGCAGCCATGTTTTTCCAAGAAAATCGTGGCCGTAAGCGGTGACCTGACACAGCCAGAGCTGAGTTTGAGCAAAGAGGACCAGGAGATGCTGGAGGGCAGCGTCAACATCGTATTCCACTGTGCTGCCACCGTGAGATTCAACGAGCCGCTGAA GGAAGCGATGCTGCTGAACGTACTGGCCACGCAGAAGATCGTGGCTCTGGCGCAGAGGATGAAGCATCTGGAGGTGTTAATCCACGTGTCCACAGCTTATGCCAACTGTGACCGAACAGTCATTGAGGAGATGGTGTATCCGCCACCTGTCGACTACAAGAAGCTCATAGACTCTCTGGA atggatggatgaaaagctGGTGAGCCTTATCACGCCAAAGCTCATAGGTGACAGACCCAACACCTACACATACACCAAGGCGCTGGCAGAGTACCTCGTCCAGCAGGAGTCAGGGGGTCTCAACGTGGCCATCATCCGGCCCTCGATCGTGGGGGCCAGCTGGCAGGAGCCGTTCCCC GGCTGGATTGATAACTTCAATGGCCCCAGCGGGATTTTCATTGCA GCTGGAAAGGGGATCCTACGTACCATGAGAGCCTCCAATGATGCCGTAGCCGACCTTGTCCCGGTTGACGTGGTCATCAATGCCACGCTGGCAGCCGCTTGGTTCTCGGGCTCACAGCGATTCAGCAG GCCAAAGAATCTGCTGGTGTATAACTGCACAACCGGAGGCATCAACCCCTTCCACTGGGGAGAAGTCG AGTACCATGTAATATCCACTTTCAAGAGGAAGCCCCTGGAGCAGGCTTTCAGGAGGCCTCATGTTAATCTCACATCCAATCACCTTATCAATCAGTACTGGATAGCTGTGAGTCACAAGGTCCCGGCCTTCCTATATGATCTCTACCTCCGGATGACGGGAAGAGCGCCCAG AATACTGTATAAACATGACCTTCAAGACCAACCCCTTAGAACAGCCGTTCAGGCGGCCCAATGTAAACCTGCGGTCCAACCCCTTTACCAATCAGTACTGGACCACAGTGAGTCACACGCTGCCCGCGCTGCTCTATGA
- the far1 gene encoding fatty acyl-CoA reductase 1 isoform X2, with translation MATIPEYYAGKTVLITGATGFMGKVLLEKLLRSCPDVKAAYVLVRQKAGQAPGERIADMVNCKLFDRLKEEQPCFSKKIVAVSGDLTQPELSLSKEDQEMLEGSVNIVFHCAATVRFNEPLKEAMLLNVLATQKIVALAQRMKHLEVLIHVSTAYANCDRTVIEEMVYPPPVDYKKLIDSLEWMDEKLVSLITPKLIGDRPNTYTYTKALAEYLVQQESGGLNVAIIRPSIVGASWQEPFPGWIDNFNGPSGIFIAAGKGILRTMRASNDAVADLVPVDVVINATLAAAWFSGSQRFSRPKNLLVYNCTTGGINPFHWGEVEYHVISTFKRKPLEQAFRRPHVNLTSNHLINQYWIAVSHKVPAFLYDLYLRMTGRAPRMMKTITRLHKAMMVLEYFTSHSWTWNTDNMTMLLNQMSPQDRKMFNFDVRQLHWAEYMESYCMGTKKYVLNEELSGLPAARKHLNKLRNIRYTFNTVMLVLVWRVFIARSQMARNIWYFVVSLCFKFLSYFRASSTLRH, from the exons ATGGCCACCATTCCGGAGTACTACGCTGGCAAGACTGTGCTCATCACAGGGGCGACCGGCTTTATGGGCAAAGTCTTGCTGGAGAAGCTGCTGCGCTCCTGCCCTGATGTGAAGGCTGCATATGTGCTGGTTCGGCAGAAGGCGGGCCAGGCCCCCGGGGAACGAATTGCCGACATGGTGAACTGCAAG CTTTTTGACAGGCTGAAAGAAGAGCAGCCATGTTTTTCCAAGAAAATCGTGGCCGTAAGCGGTGACCTGACACAGCCAGAGCTGAGTTTGAGCAAAGAGGACCAGGAGATGCTGGAGGGCAGCGTCAACATCGTATTCCACTGTGCTGCCACCGTGAGATTCAACGAGCCGCTGAA GGAAGCGATGCTGCTGAACGTACTGGCCACGCAGAAGATCGTGGCTCTGGCGCAGAGGATGAAGCATCTGGAGGTGTTAATCCACGTGTCCACAGCTTATGCCAACTGTGACCGAACAGTCATTGAGGAGATGGTGTATCCGCCACCTGTCGACTACAAGAAGCTCATAGACTCTCTGGA atggatggatgaaaagctGGTGAGCCTTATCACGCCAAAGCTCATAGGTGACAGACCCAACACCTACACATACACCAAGGCGCTGGCAGAGTACCTCGTCCAGCAGGAGTCAGGGGGTCTCAACGTGGCCATCATCCGGCCCTCGATCGTGGGGGCCAGCTGGCAGGAGCCGTTCCCC GGCTGGATTGATAACTTCAATGGCCCCAGCGGGATTTTCATTGCA GCTGGAAAGGGGATCCTACGTACCATGAGAGCCTCCAATGATGCCGTAGCCGACCTTGTCCCGGTTGACGTGGTCATCAATGCCACGCTGGCAGCCGCTTGGTTCTCGGGCTCACAGCGATTCAGCAG GCCAAAGAATCTGCTGGTGTATAACTGCACAACCGGAGGCATCAACCCCTTCCACTGGGGAGAAGTCG AGTACCATGTAATATCCACTTTCAAGAGGAAGCCCCTGGAGCAGGCTTTCAGGAGGCCTCATGTTAATCTCACATCCAATCACCTTATCAATCAGTACTGGATAGCTGTGAGTCACAAGGTCCCGGCCTTCCTATATGATCTCTACCTCCGGATGACGGGAAGAGCGCCCAG gATGATGAAGACCATCACACGACTCCACAAGGCCATGATGGTATTGGAGTATTTCACCAGCCACTCGTGGACGTGGAACACGGACAACATGACCATGCTCCTGAACCAGATGAGCCCACAGGACCGGAAG ATGTTTAACTTCGATGTCAGACAGCTGCACTGGGCTGAATACATGGAGAGTTACTGCATGGGGACCAAGAAGTATGTCCTGAATGAGGAACTGTCAGGACTGCCGGCGGCCAGGAAGCACCTCAATAA GCTGAGGAACATTCGCTATACGTTCAACACCGTCATGTTGGTGCTTGTGTGGCGGGTCTTCATCGCCCGGTCTCAGATGGCACGCAACATCTGGTATTTTGTGGTCAGCCTCTGCTTCAAGTTCTTGTCATATTTCAGAGCATCCAGCACACTGAGGCACTGA
- the far1 gene encoding fatty acyl-CoA reductase 1 isoform X1, giving the protein MATIPEYYAGKTVLITGATGFMGKVLLEKLLRSCPDVKAAYVLVRQKAGQAPGERIADMVNCKLFDRLKEEQPCFSKKIVAVSGDLTQPELSLSKEDQEMLEGSVNIVFHCAATVRFNEPLKEAMLLNVLATQKIVALAQRMKHLEVLIHVSTAYANCDRTVIEEMVYPPPVDYKKLIDSLEWMDEKLVSLITPKLIGDRPNTYTYTKALAEYLVQQESGGLNVAIIRPSIVGASWQEPFPGWIDNFNGPSGIFIAAGKGILRTMRASNDAVADLVPVDVVINATLAAAWFSGSQRFSRPKNLLVYNCTTGGINPFHWGEVEYCINMTFKTNPLEQPFRRPNVNLRSNPFTNQYWTTVSHTLPALLYDGYLRLTGRQPRMMKTITRLHKAMMVLEYFTSHSWTWNTDNMTMLLNQMSPQDRKMFNFDVRQLHWAEYMESYCMGTKKYVLNEELSGLPAARKHLNKLRNIRYTFNTVMLVLVWRVFIARSQMARNIWYFVVSLCFKFLSYFRASSTLRH; this is encoded by the exons ATGGCCACCATTCCGGAGTACTACGCTGGCAAGACTGTGCTCATCACAGGGGCGACCGGCTTTATGGGCAAAGTCTTGCTGGAGAAGCTGCTGCGCTCCTGCCCTGATGTGAAGGCTGCATATGTGCTGGTTCGGCAGAAGGCGGGCCAGGCCCCCGGGGAACGAATTGCCGACATGGTGAACTGCAAG CTTTTTGACAGGCTGAAAGAAGAGCAGCCATGTTTTTCCAAGAAAATCGTGGCCGTAAGCGGTGACCTGACACAGCCAGAGCTGAGTTTGAGCAAAGAGGACCAGGAGATGCTGGAGGGCAGCGTCAACATCGTATTCCACTGTGCTGCCACCGTGAGATTCAACGAGCCGCTGAA GGAAGCGATGCTGCTGAACGTACTGGCCACGCAGAAGATCGTGGCTCTGGCGCAGAGGATGAAGCATCTGGAGGTGTTAATCCACGTGTCCACAGCTTATGCCAACTGTGACCGAACAGTCATTGAGGAGATGGTGTATCCGCCACCTGTCGACTACAAGAAGCTCATAGACTCTCTGGA atggatggatgaaaagctGGTGAGCCTTATCACGCCAAAGCTCATAGGTGACAGACCCAACACCTACACATACACCAAGGCGCTGGCAGAGTACCTCGTCCAGCAGGAGTCAGGGGGTCTCAACGTGGCCATCATCCGGCCCTCGATCGTGGGGGCCAGCTGGCAGGAGCCGTTCCCC GGCTGGATTGATAACTTCAATGGCCCCAGCGGGATTTTCATTGCA GCTGGAAAGGGGATCCTACGTACCATGAGAGCCTCCAATGATGCCGTAGCCGACCTTGTCCCGGTTGACGTGGTCATCAATGCCACGCTGGCAGCCGCTTGGTTCTCGGGCTCACAGCGATTCAGCAG GCCAAAGAATCTGCTGGTGTATAACTGCACAACCGGAGGCATCAACCCCTTCCACTGGGGAGAAGTCG AATACTGTATAAACATGACCTTCAAGACCAACCCCTTAGAACAGCCGTTCAGGCGGCCCAATGTAAACCTGCGGTCCAACCCCTTTACCAATCAGTACTGGACCACAGTGAGTCACACGCTGCCCGCGCTGCTCTATGACGGCTACCTCAGGCTGACGGGCCGCCAGCCCCG gATGATGAAGACCATCACACGACTCCACAAGGCCATGATGGTATTGGAGTATTTCACCAGCCACTCGTGGACGTGGAACACGGACAACATGACCATGCTCCTGAACCAGATGAGCCCACAGGACCGGAAG ATGTTTAACTTCGATGTCAGACAGCTGCACTGGGCTGAATACATGGAGAGTTACTGCATGGGGACCAAGAAGTATGTCCTGAATGAGGAACTGTCAGGACTGCCGGCGGCCAGGAAGCACCTCAATAA GCTGAGGAACATTCGCTATACGTTCAACACCGTCATGTTGGTGCTTGTGTGGCGGGTCTTCATCGCCCGGTCTCAGATGGCACGCAACATCTGGTATTTTGTGGTCAGCCTCTGCTTCAAGTTCTTGTCATATTTCAGAGCATCCAGCACACTGAGGCACTGA